CTGCTCAGCACTTTAGCCTACATATTAtcccaaataatatatatatacatatacatatctatACTTGTTCATTAGCCTGTGTTGTGCAGAATCCAACCCACAGAAgtactaaatttataaaagttttgaatacttaaatttaaacagataatattacaaaagaaaaaaaaatgcttcacatgtataatttattgtcaCCATAAAAGTATTTCATCTCTTTCGAATCTAATGAGTTTTTAGTAGATCTGTGGGTTTAGTTAAATCTgcataatgtaaatgtaaaaaatcaatattgttatgtcttttttcttttaaatagttTCCATTGATacttataagaataaataatttcccaattaaaaataaatgcaaatccAAATTCAGATTTTTCTGGAATGTTCAAGAATGACCAATTAATGTCATAGTTTTTACAAATTGTCAAGAAAACATAGATTAATTGTAGCTAACatttgaatacataaataaacattatctaTTCAGAAATAATGGACTTTAAAACTGTATATGTGAATATAAGAAAATctatttcgataaaaaatataataactatttcttaaaCGTACGAATAAAATATGAAGGAAtcgagttaaatataaaaaaaaaattgtggcaAAATTAGACAGAATACATATACCAGTGAAGTTTGTCTTCACTTCTTGCCTCCAAGCGATTCGAAGAAGTTCACAAATTTGTTGACTCCAATGTTCTTGGGTAAATCGTCTTCTGGGGGATCGTTGGCTCTGATGACATCTTTCGGATTCACGTTATTACTCGGCACCATTTTGATTTCATTCGACGGCCTAGGTTTCTTCTCTGTATTACCATTGAATTTGATCTCTTCGACGCCATTCTGAGGCGTTTCGAATTTCTGTTGAATCTCAACGATATTTATACCAAAGTCTTCTGGTTGTTCGACTATTTGAACCTCTGTTGGTTCTACTTCTTCCTGTACGATATTGTCCGGTGTGTGTGTGTCCACTACATTGTCCGGTACTGCGATTTCTTCAGTAGGAACATCGACTGTATTATTTTGATGTACAGCTTCATTATCGTCGACTATTAAACCTTTTATTTCTTCATTACCCTCAACGGTCTCTTGCACGTTAACTAATAATTGTGTCTCTGTTGTTTCAACATTGTTAACGATAGTTGAAGTCGTTATAATCGTCTCTTCAACGATCACTGGAGCCGTTGAAAATTCTAGTTTCTCGCTGATTGGAACAATACTCTCATTTGTTGTGGGATGATCCCAGATTTTGTAGTATTTACCGTATAATTCGTCCCAGTATTCCATTTTCTCTTGGTCCGGATTCGTAGCCAATGATAATTCGTTGCCAATATTTAGATAACAGAGATTGTCTTTGGTGACTGGCGACCACGTTACTGGGAGGTAGTGGTTTTCATCTGGCGTGGGGTTACTGAAAATACAAAAAGGAATACTAATTACTATTTATGATTAGACCTGTATCTTATACTAATCACAGGAGATGAAGAGACAAAAAAGAAGACTAAATCAATGTGGTATATTTTGATGTGTTCTtgattaatctgtgatattgattattgaaattaatcttGTAAAAATAACCAGTTTACCAACACGACAATAACCTACGAAGGTATcccttaaaacattattattttcatgtgtttcatataattaattaattaaagttaatattgtttgaacattctgaattaataaataaacctataagcattttatataatatcccTGTAtctaaatgaaaaagtaataaatttagcCTGTAAGGCTGTTAATGTCTCCAGGTCTTAATACTCCTCTCTAGAGAAGTTTGGTCGTTATTCCACTATGCGCAGCGTAACGCAGATAGGTGAACATAAATGCGCCAAACTCCTACGCCATATATACAGTTTCGTCACAACGCTACTTAACCACAGCCATAAATTATAATCTCAAGTTAAGCTAATGAAAACTGAAAATTCAGCAAGGCTTCCTAAAGTTTGAACTCGCGACCGTCAGTGTGGATTCACGTATTCTAAAAACTGGACCATAtcgacattatatttataaagaaatcgtATAAACTCACCCGCCCTTAGCGAAGTTTGTCCACAGCCTCAGCAGGCGTTCCCTCATCTTAACATCCTGTGGCTCTACTTCCTTCTCCAAGTCACTCTTGAACAGATACCCCACTTCATCCACATGCCCAGCGCGCTTCAGGTCCAAACTTTTCAGGATGTGCTCGCTCCAGTCCAATTCGCCATTGTAGTTAAATTTGTAGAAATAAATCGGCTTATTTGTGTTGTTCACTAGGTATTTGATGTACCGGtgcatatttatattgtatagacAATCAGATACTAAATGCGCTCTATCTTTTAAGCTCTCGTCGCTTGAAACGTCACCTTTGAAGTATAAAGCCTTAATTTTATCTGCAATAGCTAACGCTTCATCTGAATCCCTCTCAATGTTGAGGTCTTTTGGGATGTACGATTGTAAATCGTCTGTATCGTGAACCAAAGCGACTTCTACAGATGTTGAACCGATCATGACTGGTACATCAGCTACTCGACCAGATGTTAGTACATCTACAAACGGCTCAGTTAGGAAAGCTTCTACACCTGGGAACTCTTTCTCGACGACCGGCGCGAACGGATTCAATGTCTTATCCATCGTACCGACCAAAGGCGCCATCCTCTCGTACGCCTCTACAATATCTTTGACTGGCGTTGTCGATAGAAACTCATGAATTTCATCGATAGCTGACGATTCGCAGCCCAGCTCTTTAGCTAGAGCTATTGCGTTATCTATTGGACTCCTTTGAATCGCCCAAGTGTTCAACGCTGTACCGGATTGTATGATAGCTTTGTTTATCAAATTCTTCGTCAAAGGACTCGCTGTGAGGAGCGTGACCAATGCGCTGCCACAACTTTTGCCGAAGACAGTTAGATTGCCTGAATTACCTCCGAAGCTCTTTATATTCTCTTTAATCCATCGAAGAGCTTGTACGATATCTTTAGCGCCCGCATTTCCAGGTACATCGGGAGTGTTCAGACACAGGAAACCTAGAGGTCCGCATCTATAGTTAATAGTTACAATAACTACATCCTTTTCTACTAAATAATCTGCACCGTATAAGTTACTACTGCTTGATCCCATACGAAATCCACCGCCGTGAATGAAAACCATAACAGGCAGGAATTCTCCGTCCACGCTGGGCGTGTAAACATTTAGGAAGAGACAATTTTCATCTCCCAGGTACTGTTTGTGGAAGAATGGTTCGATTTGAGCGCAGCTGTTCCCTTCTGAAGTGGCCTCGCGTACACCGTCCCATGGCTCTGGTGGCTGTGGGGCCTAGAAgtaaaaattattgcaaaattaagtattaaaatataataaaagtaataaagtttTAACAGTGTTAGAAAGCATTAGGGGTGTACCCAGtagaacattttattattgtgtaaaattcaaactaaaattaaataaagtaaatccAAACAGGCATAATACGAATCAGAAAAAACATGCCTTCCTAAATAGTCCATGACATTGTACCCTGGTAAGAAGTTGctactatctatttaaaataagccCGATTTCGTCTACTGACTAAATATAAGGTGGCTAATACCACAGAAAAGTAATGGGATTTCCATTAAAAAATCTTCGTAATGTATTTACGAAGATTTTTTTACGAAAGCACCCAAATTCGATCAAGATCAATGGCATTCCTGAACACTTTTCGATAGTGTTGGATTCATCACATAGTTACGAGAACGAGGAAGTGAAGGGTGCATCAGGGAGGTGTTTCCGTACACCCTTCAGATAAGCCAAAAGGTCAAAAATCAGCCCATACATCATCATCAACTACGCGCTAGCACTTCGGTCATGggagtttaaatttattcctgaTATTCGTTTAATTATGTCGTTTCAAATTCGaagtaatttttgataaaacttatcaaaatattatcacaGCTGAAGTGATAGCGAGATAAATAAGATCGATGACGGAGTACTCTCGAGTGGTTAAGTTAGTCACTTTCAAATTCAtgaacaaagttattttaactACCAAACTCTGTATATCATACTCAATATAACTCCATAGTGTATTATGTAGAGTACATTAGATTTATGAACTTAgtcctttaaatattaatattattgaatataaagaaACTCGGTGGTCGTTTCGAATTCGTTAGGGAAATTAAGAATTTCATTAGGCAAGATCGCAGTGGCACCGTGGCAGTGGATTCTATCTATGATACCCAGATATTCACTCAATTTTGAatagaaaattttatcaaaaatgatTCATCCATTTAGAGAGAGTTCGGTTTCATACACACATCTAGATACATACGTAAAGATAAGGTCTTGCAAATTTAGATACTTTTTACAAACGAAGCCTTGTATTAAATGCagcgaattaattattatatattaatatgaaaaaaaccgGAGGGATAAAACTCTTTTTCAGAGAAGATAATTATGAAACCATTCCATAATTACCGGATGTTAGCTCAAGCTTCCCTTTAAAGCTGAGCACGAAAAGAggtacaaacacaaattaagcataccAATATTCAGTGTTGCCTGTTAAAAGACATACCCTACAAAATCGAAAAATTAGCAGCATTTCTATATATTGctaaaaagtaacaattttttttgggCAAATTGTTAAAATGACAGCGTACGTTACATAAGAGATGAGTTACGCCTTCACGGGAGATTATATCGCTTATCTTACTTGTGGCGTTATCTTGTTTGCAGAGATCGAACCATATCTAGCATTTCACACACAATTCTGCAGTTGTTTTTAAACTCTCTTTCAGATTaactttatcaaaataaaatatattcgtggagaaattttaaatgttataaaactaaACAGCGAAATCTACATTaaaaaccggtggtagctttgggtttaatattgaaataattctataaacgatgaataaaaaatgtttgtgaAAATTCTATTCGAATTATATTTGCccattaaatttgttatagtatatgtaacatgatattaaaaagattatttgtCAGAATGCATAGTTTCAAATGATGACGTCACATATGTGTGTTTGCTGTTGCTTTTGCTTCATATGAAGTTTCATAGAAAACATAACAAGGAAACTGTCAAAAGTATCGTTAAAGAGCTTGTGTGCGCTAAAGGATATTACgtcactaatgactttctagttgactgcacaccttgggagtGAGATGATCGCCAGGCTGTTTCACATCACGAAAATacgtttgttgttgtatatgtaccatcaaataaaaaaaaaatagatcccgatccctttcaccggttcttctttggtccgaggtgttaaattccaaatcggtagtatatttttaattaccaataagaaagtgtaaaaacTTCTATTATGAATagagatttttgactttgactttgaaataGTCAAATAGGACGATGTTATGACGATATGTTTCGAGCCAGAGAAATAAAAGCCTCAAATAACAAATCGAGAGTTGAAACTGAAAAAAGTACTCCAACTCTTGAAAGACTTATGTTTCTAATTCCTGGTATTTCTAGAATTTCAATTGCAGAAGCCATTAACGGGCAGTAAGTACAgtaataacctgtaaatttcccactgtagggctaaggtctcctcacccattaaagagagggtttggaacatattccaccacgcacaGTAGTGTAGTGGagtgcacatatggcagaatttcgatgaaaatagacaaatgcaggtttcgtcatgatgttttccttcaccgccgagaacgacaTGAATTAtgaacccaaattaagcacatacatataatggtgcttgcctgggtttgaaccccaaatcatcggttaagatgcacgcgttctaaccactgggccatctatcATTAATGGACACTCTCAATCATCTGAGCCAAATTCAAAATACGATGTAtcactaataattatttcatgcCTCACCTTAAACCTCAATGATCCAATGGGAGGTTTCGCGTATGGGATCCCCTGGAAACTGTAGAAGGCTTTGCCGCTGGGCGAGTTGACGAGCTTCCCCTGCAGTTCTCCCTCTTCCACCCTCACGATCGGTGATTCAGTCATTCTGCCGCCACTGtaaattgaaattgtaaaatttaattaacatatcaaAGGAGTTCAACAACACCGGACAAAGTCAAAAAGTACCCAATTTACAAAATTtcccaataataaaaaagaaattctcAAATTTTACGGATTATATTTGAAGTTCATAATAGCAAACTGCTTCCGACCATATTGGTTAGATTATTTAGAATTAGGTACAAACAATGATAAAACGTGCAAAAATTTAGCGAAGCCGGAATCCACAGGATCAACTTTgctgtatacatattattatatatccatactaatataatacacgtgaaagtaactttgtctgtcgctcttccacgaccaaaccactgaaccgaatatgatgaagtttcgtatgaagcaaacttaaagtccaaggaaggatataggcACATGATAACGAACCTCCTAAAACGCGAGATAAGCCGCAGGCTACAActagtatatcatataaaaagaaacaacaTATAAGTCCAAAATTACGAAAATCACACTTCAAACAGTAACGCTGTACGAAAAATTTACATTTCCAAATGTCGAATTACATCTAAAGCGATATGCGAAGTAAATACTATAGAGAAGAACTAAC
This Vanessa cardui chromosome 29, ilVanCard2.1, whole genome shotgun sequence DNA region includes the following protein-coding sequences:
- the LOC124541883 gene encoding juvenile hormone esterase-like isoform X2, whose amino-acid sequence is MTESPIVRVEEGELQGKLVNSPSGKAFYSFQGIPYAKPPIGSLRFKAPQPPEPWDGVREATSEGNSCAQIEPFFHKQYLGDENCLFLNVYTPSVDGEFLPVMVFIHGGGFRMGSSSSNLYGADYLVEKDVVIVTINYRCGPLGFLCLNTPDVPGNAGAKDIVQALRWIKENIKSFGGNSGNLTVFGKSCGSALVTLLTASPLTKNLINKAIIQSGTALNTWAIQRSPIDNAIALAKELGCESSAIDEIHEFLSTTPVKDIVEAYERMAPLVGTMDKTLNPFAPVVEKEFPGVEAFLTEPFVDVLTSGRVADVPVMIGSTSVEVALVHDTDDLQSYIPKDLNIERDSDEALAIADKIKALYFKGDVSSDESLKDRAHLVSDCLYNINMHRYIKYLVNNTNKPIYFYKFNYNGELDWSEHILKSLDLKRAGHVDEVGYLFKSDLEKEVEPQDVKMRERLLRLWTNFAKGGNPTPDENHYLPVTWSPVTKDNLCYLNIGNELSLATNPDQEKMEYWDELYGKYYKIWDHPTTNESIVPISEKLEFSTAPVIVEETIITTSTIVNNVETTETQLLVNVQETVEGNEEIKGLIVDDNEAVHQNNTVDVPTEEIAVPDNVVDTHTPDNIVQEEVEPTEVQIVEQPEDFGINIVEIQQKFETPQNGVEEIKFNGNTEKKPRPSNEIKMVPSNNVNPKDVIRANDPPEDDLPKNIGVNKFVNFFESLGGKK
- the LOC124541883 gene encoding juvenile hormone esterase-like isoform X1 codes for the protein MISVVNEFLDDLRGGRMTESPIVRVEEGELQGKLVNSPSGKAFYSFQGIPYAKPPIGSLRFKAPQPPEPWDGVREATSEGNSCAQIEPFFHKQYLGDENCLFLNVYTPSVDGEFLPVMVFIHGGGFRMGSSSSNLYGADYLVEKDVVIVTINYRCGPLGFLCLNTPDVPGNAGAKDIVQALRWIKENIKSFGGNSGNLTVFGKSCGSALVTLLTASPLTKNLINKAIIQSGTALNTWAIQRSPIDNAIALAKELGCESSAIDEIHEFLSTTPVKDIVEAYERMAPLVGTMDKTLNPFAPVVEKEFPGVEAFLTEPFVDVLTSGRVADVPVMIGSTSVEVALVHDTDDLQSYIPKDLNIERDSDEALAIADKIKALYFKGDVSSDESLKDRAHLVSDCLYNINMHRYIKYLVNNTNKPIYFYKFNYNGELDWSEHILKSLDLKRAGHVDEVGYLFKSDLEKEVEPQDVKMRERLLRLWTNFAKGGNPTPDENHYLPVTWSPVTKDNLCYLNIGNELSLATNPDQEKMEYWDELYGKYYKIWDHPTTNESIVPISEKLEFSTAPVIVEETIITTSTIVNNVETTETQLLVNVQETVEGNEEIKGLIVDDNEAVHQNNTVDVPTEEIAVPDNVVDTHTPDNIVQEEVEPTEVQIVEQPEDFGINIVEIQQKFETPQNGVEEIKFNGNTEKKPRPSNEIKMVPSNNVNPKDVIRANDPPEDDLPKNIGVNKFVNFFESLGGKK